A region from the Myxococcales bacterium genome encodes:
- a CDS encoding transposase, with translation MAAAKSEGFWRRVVSEVEGGKGVGEVARRHGVSASSVLRWRAKLGSATSTSLVPIRVSAACPPSRGEAGPGRRVKLEVGEVGVYFEEGTDPGYVAAVARALGV, from the coding sequence ATGGCAGCGGCGAAGAGCGAGGGTTTCTGGCGGCGTGTGGTGTCCGAGGTCGAGGGCGGCAAGGGGGTTGGCGAGGTGGCGAGGCGGCACGGCGTGAGCGCCTCGTCGGTGCTGAGATGGCGAGCGAAGCTCGGGTCGGCGACGTCGACTTCGCTGGTGCCGATCCGTGTGAGCGCCGCGTGTCCTCCGTCGAGGGGCGAAGCCGGGCCTGGTCGACGGGTGAAGCTCGAGGTGGGCGAGGTCGGTGTGTACTTCGAGGAAGGGACGGACCCGGGGTACGTGGCGGCGGTGGCGCGGGCGTTGGGGGTGTGA